The following proteins come from a genomic window of Lachnoclostridium phytofermentans ISDg:
- the tuf gene encoding elongation factor Tu, whose protein sequence is MGKAKFERNKPHCNIGTIGHVDHGKTTLTAAITKTLHDRLGTGEAVAFDKIDKAPEERERGITISTSHVEYESKARHYAHVDCPGHADYVKNMITGAAQMDGAILVVAATDGVMAQTKEHILLSRQVGVPYIVVFMNKCDMVDDPELLELVEMEIRELLSEYEFPGDDTPIIQGSALRALEDPNSQWGDKILELFDAVDTWIPDPQRATDKPFLMPIEDVFSITGRGTVATGRVERGVLHVSEEVEIVGVKEETRKVVVTGIEMFRKLLDEAQAGDNIGALLRGVQRTDIERGQVLCKPGTIKCYKKFTAQVYVLTKDEGGRHTPFFNNYRPQFYFRTTDVTGVCNLPEGVEMCMPGDNIEMNIELIHPIAMEQGLGFAIREGGRTVGSGKVATIIG, encoded by the coding sequence ATGGGTAAAGCTAAGTTTGAAAGAAACAAACCACATTGTAATATCGGAACCATCGGTCACGTAGATCATGGTAAAACAACATTAACAGCTGCTATCACAAAGACACTTCATGACAGATTAGGTACTGGTGAAGCAGTAGCATTTGATAAGATTGATAAGGCTCCAGAAGAAAGAGAAAGAGGTATCACAATTTCTACTTCTCACGTTGAGTATGAGTCAAAAGCTCGTCACTATGCTCACGTTGACTGCCCAGGCCATGCTGACTATGTAAAGAACATGATCACTGGTGCTGCTCAGATGGACGGTGCTATCCTTGTAGTTGCTGCTACTGATGGTGTTATGGCTCAGACTAAAGAGCATATCTTACTTTCCCGTCAGGTTGGTGTTCCATACATCGTTGTATTCATGAACAAGTGTGATATGGTTGATGATCCAGAATTACTTGAATTAGTAGAGATGGAAATCAGAGAATTATTATCTGAGTATGAGTTCCCAGGAGATGATACTCCAATCATCCAGGGTTCTGCTCTTAGAGCTCTTGAAGATCCAAACAGCCAATGGGGTGACAAGATTCTTGAGTTATTCGACGCTGTTGATACCTGGATTCCAGATCCACAGAGAGCAACTGATAAGCCTTTCTTAATGCCTATCGAGGACGTATTCTCCATTACTGGACGTGGTACTGTTGCTACAGGCCGTGTTGAGCGTGGTGTTCTTCATGTATCTGAAGAAGTTGAAATCGTTGGTGTTAAAGAAGAGACTCGTAAGGTTGTTGTAACTGGTATCGAGATGTTCCGTAAACTTCTTGATGAGGCTCAGGCTGGTGATAACATCGGTGCACTTTTACGTGGTGTTCAGAGAACAGATATCGAAAGAGGTCAGGTTCTTTGTAAACCAGGTACAATCAAGTGCTACAAGAAATTCACAGCTCAGGTTTACGTATTAACAAAAGACGAAGGTGGACGTCATACTCCATTCTTCAATAACTATAGACCACAGTTCTACTTCAGAACAACTGACGTTACTGGTGTTTGTAACTTACCAGAAGGCGTAGAGATGTGTATGCCTGGAGATAACATCGAAATGAATATCGAATTAATTCACCCAATCGCTATGGAGCAGGGTCTTGGATTCGCTATCCGTGAAGGTGGACGTACTGTAGGATCAGGTAAGGTTGCTACAATTATCGGCTAA